A genomic segment from Actinoplanes sichuanensis encodes:
- a CDS encoding SCO1664 family protein gives MTAEPTHVLAEADALALLERGRIEIEGRLADASNTTLRAEITLDGLTRRCVYKPVRGERPLWDFPDGTLAGREVSAYLVSRATGWDVVPPTILRDGPLGPGALQLWIDEPEQVGALIGFVPAYDVPSGWFPVAAARDDDGDAYALAHADDPRLARLAVFDAVINNADRKGGHVLYPATGGVHGVDHGVSFHVENKLRTVLWGWTGKPLPPDACEVLTRLREQLAGPLGAELEEHLTISEVQHVGLRVKRLLRAARFPQPPTDWPAIPWPPI, from the coding sequence GTGACGGCGGAGCCCACGCACGTGCTGGCCGAGGCCGACGCTCTCGCGCTGCTCGAGCGGGGGCGCATCGAGATCGAGGGGCGGCTGGCCGACGCCTCCAACACCACCCTGCGCGCCGAGATCACCCTGGACGGGCTGACCCGCCGCTGTGTCTACAAGCCGGTGCGCGGCGAGCGCCCGCTGTGGGACTTCCCGGACGGCACCCTCGCCGGCCGTGAGGTGTCGGCCTACCTGGTGTCCCGGGCCACCGGGTGGGATGTGGTGCCGCCGACCATCCTGCGGGACGGGCCGCTCGGTCCGGGCGCCCTCCAGCTCTGGATCGACGAGCCCGAGCAGGTCGGCGCGCTGATCGGTTTCGTCCCGGCCTACGACGTGCCGTCCGGCTGGTTCCCGGTGGCCGCGGCCCGCGACGACGACGGCGACGCCTACGCGCTGGCCCACGCCGACGACCCCCGACTGGCCCGCCTCGCCGTCTTCGACGCGGTGATCAACAACGCCGACCGCAAGGGCGGACACGTCCTCTACCCGGCCACCGGCGGTGTGCACGGCGTCGACCACGGCGTCAGCTTCCACGTGGAGAACAAGTTGCGCACGGTCCTCTGGGGCTGGACCGGCAAGCCCCTCCCGCCGGATGCCTGCGAGGTCCTGACCCGGTTGCGCGAGCAGCTGGCCGGGCCACTCGGCGCCGAGTTGGAGGAGCACCTCACCATCTCCGAGGTGCAGCATGTCGGCCTGCGCGTGAAACGGCTGCTGCGGGCGGCCCGGTTCCCCCAACCCCCGACCGACTGGCCCGCCATCCCCTGGCCGCCGATCTAG
- a CDS encoding GntR family transcriptional regulator → MSINPGAAEFPHRQIAAQLRERIRRGDWQPGERLPSIPAMAEMFGVAKQTVQRTVDQLRVEGILITKPGSGTYVRGTRRRLNRLSRGRYGAHRGYHADLAARYRQQLTGVGREAAPPEVADAFGVRDGTEMLVRRHVVRTDDATVEVGASWFRVTDASGTSLERLEAFGRPLYQEAEEVLSRRYTSATDTISARQPSREEAEILQIRPDTPVLHLLHVAFDETRKPIEVAQATWPGPMTTLTEEYRIPGSSPDPDPDPGLALA, encoded by the coding sequence ATGAGCATCAATCCGGGCGCCGCCGAGTTCCCGCATCGGCAGATCGCGGCCCAGCTGCGGGAACGCATCAGACGCGGCGATTGGCAGCCGGGCGAGCGACTGCCGTCCATCCCCGCCATGGCGGAGATGTTCGGGGTGGCCAAACAGACCGTCCAGCGCACCGTCGACCAGCTGCGGGTCGAAGGCATCCTGATCACCAAACCCGGCTCCGGTACGTACGTCCGCGGCACCCGCCGCCGCCTGAACCGTCTGTCGCGCGGCCGATACGGCGCGCACCGCGGCTATCACGCCGATCTCGCCGCCCGGTACCGCCAGCAACTCACCGGTGTCGGCCGGGAGGCCGCGCCGCCCGAGGTGGCCGACGCGTTCGGGGTGCGCGACGGCACGGAGATGCTGGTCCGGCGGCATGTGGTGCGCACCGACGACGCCACCGTCGAGGTCGGTGCCTCCTGGTTCCGGGTGACCGACGCCAGCGGCACCTCACTGGAGCGACTCGAAGCGTTCGGGCGACCCCTCTACCAGGAGGCGGAGGAGGTGCTGAGCCGCCGGTACACCTCGGCGACCGACACGATCAGCGCCCGCCAGCCGAGCCGGGAGGAGGCCGAGATCCTGCAGATCCGGCCGGACACCCCGGTGCTCCATCTGCTACATGTCGCCTTCGACGAGACCCGCAAGCCGATCGAGGTGGCGCAGGCGACGTGGCCGGGGCCGATGACCACACTGACCGAGGAGTACCGGATCCCCGGTTCCTCTCCGGACCCCGACCCGGATCCGGGGCTGGCTCTGGCCTGA
- a CDS encoding DUF3090 domain-containing protein encodes MTHQVHAFEPPERFVAGTVGEPGDRTFYLQARGGGRVISVALEKVQVSLLAEKLEELLLEANKRFGVSLPEEPLLAVHDNEPLDTPVDEEFRVGTLGLAFDVDTSTVVIEAIEAGEPEPDLIGESLGDEDDDDDDDDDEPDEPDDDLDRLRVRLTPDATRAFIDRARRVVAAGRPPCPLCGQPLDPAGHLCPRHNGYHR; translated from the coding sequence ATGACCCACCAAGTGCATGCCTTCGAGCCGCCGGAGCGATTCGTCGCCGGAACGGTGGGCGAGCCGGGGGACCGCACTTTCTATCTCCAGGCCCGCGGCGGCGGCCGGGTGATCAGCGTGGCGCTGGAGAAGGTCCAGGTGTCGCTGCTCGCCGAGAAACTCGAGGAGCTGCTGCTCGAGGCCAACAAGCGGTTCGGTGTCTCCCTGCCGGAGGAGCCGCTGCTGGCGGTGCACGACAACGAACCCCTCGACACCCCGGTCGACGAGGAGTTCCGGGTCGGCACCCTGGGCCTGGCCTTCGACGTCGACACCAGCACCGTCGTGATCGAGGCGATCGAGGCCGGCGAGCCCGAGCCCGATCTGATCGGCGAGTCCCTCGGCGACGAGGATGACGACGACGATGACGACGATGACGAGCCCGACGAGCCCGACGACGACCTCGACCGGCTGCGGGTGCGACTGACCCCCGATGCGACCCGCGCGTTCATCGACCGGGCCCGCCGTGTGGTGGCCGCCGGTCGGCCACCGTGCCCGCTCTGCGGCCAGCCGCTCGACCCGGCCGGCCACCTCTGCCCCCGGCATAACGGCTACCACCGGTGA
- the mshC gene encoding cysteine--1-D-myo-inosityl 2-amino-2-deoxy-alpha-D-glucopyranoside ligase, translated as MDAWTGHDVPALPDTPGRGPLRLYDTARASVQPSAPSGSASMYVCGITPYDATHLGHAATMITFDLINRAWRDQGLDVGYVQNVTDIDDPLLERAERDGEDWVVLAMRETALFREDMEALRIIPPAHYVGAVESIPSIVTHVQDLVERGAAYQLDDGTGDVYFDLTAAPRFGYESHLSREEMLVLSAERGGDPDRAGKRDPLDPLLWRGARDGEPVWDGSDLGPGRPGWHIECATIALNLLGDTIDVQGGGSDLLYPHHECSAAHAEVLTGAEPFAAHYVHAGMIGLDGEKMSKSRGNLVFVSRLRADGVDPMAVRLGLLTTHYRSDRDWTDDVLKAGQQRLARWREAAAAPSGPSGPGLLAAVREALSTDLDTPAALAVVDAWADAALSGAGDDSESPELLVKTVDALLGVRL; from the coding sequence ATGGATGCTTGGACCGGTCACGACGTACCTGCCCTCCCGGACACGCCGGGGCGTGGCCCGCTGCGGCTCTACGACACGGCGCGGGCGTCGGTGCAGCCCAGCGCCCCGTCCGGCAGTGCCTCGATGTATGTCTGCGGCATCACGCCGTATGACGCGACGCACCTCGGCCACGCCGCCACGATGATCACTTTCGACCTGATCAACCGGGCCTGGCGCGACCAGGGTCTCGACGTCGGCTACGTGCAGAACGTGACCGACATCGACGACCCGCTGCTGGAGCGTGCCGAGCGCGACGGCGAGGACTGGGTGGTCCTCGCCATGCGCGAGACCGCCCTCTTCCGGGAGGACATGGAGGCGTTGCGGATCATCCCGCCGGCCCACTACGTCGGCGCGGTCGAGTCGATCCCGTCGATCGTCACCCACGTCCAGGATCTGGTGGAGCGTGGCGCGGCGTACCAGCTCGACGACGGCACCGGCGACGTCTACTTCGACCTGACGGCCGCTCCGCGATTCGGGTACGAGTCACACCTGTCCCGCGAGGAGATGCTGGTCCTGTCGGCCGAGCGGGGCGGCGACCCGGATCGGGCCGGCAAACGCGACCCGCTCGACCCGCTGCTGTGGCGCGGCGCCCGCGACGGCGAGCCGGTGTGGGACGGCTCGGACCTCGGCCCGGGCCGCCCCGGCTGGCACATCGAGTGCGCCACCATCGCGCTGAACCTGCTCGGCGACACGATCGACGTCCAGGGTGGCGGCAGTGACCTGCTCTATCCGCACCACGAGTGCTCGGCCGCCCACGCCGAGGTGCTGACCGGCGCGGAGCCGTTCGCCGCCCACTACGTGCACGCCGGCATGATCGGCCTGGACGGCGAGAAGATGTCCAAATCCCGCGGCAACCTGGTGTTCGTGTCGCGGCTGCGCGCCGACGGTGTGGACCCGATGGCGGTCCGGCTGGGTCTGCTCACCACCCACTACCGCAGCGACCGCGACTGGACCGATGACGTCCTCAAGGCCGGTCAGCAGCGTCTGGCCCGCTGGCGGGAGGCGGCGGCCGCGCCGTCCGGCCCGTCCGGCCCGGGTCTGCTCGCCGCGGTGCGTGAGGCGCTGTCCACCGACCTCGACACACCGGCGGCGCTGGCGGTGGTGGACGCGTGGGCCGACGCGGCCCTGTCCGGCGCGGGTGACGACAGCGAGTCTCCCGAACTGCTGGTGAAGACGGTGGACGCCCTGCTCGGAGTGCGTTTGTAA
- a CDS encoding DUF6232 family protein translates to MITHRIVEVSREHRRLFVVSEMTDVHIVRFDPGEDGAGRHIAGVSALVAAVIAVPVVGPASMLLTAVVSMALGVGAMLCLRPRAGCWWQLRAGYRGSVVEVFSSGNEREFAEFCRGLVRSMEYGET, encoded by the coding sequence GTGATCACACACCGCATCGTCGAGGTGTCCAGGGAGCACCGCCGCCTGTTCGTGGTATCCGAGATGACCGATGTCCACATCGTCCGCTTCGATCCCGGGGAGGACGGTGCCGGACGGCACATCGCCGGCGTTTCCGCGCTGGTCGCGGCCGTGATCGCGGTGCCCGTGGTAGGCCCCGCGTCGATGCTTCTCACGGCTGTGGTGTCGATGGCGCTGGGGGTCGGCGCGATGCTCTGCCTGCGGCCGCGGGCGGGATGCTGGTGGCAGCTGCGGGCCGGTTACCGGGGTTCCGTGGTGGAGGTCTTCTCGTCCGGGAACGAGCGGGAGTTTGCCGAGTTCTGCCGAGGGTTGGTGCGCTCGATG
- a CDS encoding sensor histidine kinase, translating into MFFALLVPDPGARRAAARDRSADAIAVVVALVYGSVMMLLGDATRPGAALVWQADLAVGVLCAAALPARRRHPLGLTVALLPFGAVSVTATGPIIVALFTLAIRRRPPILLLLGAVNVGTGAVYFLLHDHPSYGMWMDLLVRSVVTAAALGWGLFVQAYRRLTTSLREHAARLEAEQALREEQARLTERARIARETHDVLAHRMSLISLHAGALEVRASVSPEELSIAAGAIRRSAHEALEELRSVIGVPSARPEPPQPGLADLPDLIGSSRAAGMTIDYMNGVPPDGPPAQLGRTAFRIVQEGLTNARKHGAAPAAAVVLAGEAGQALRITITNPFSGTVPVRSPDRGAGGGRGLLGIGERVALAGGHVTHGPASGSFRLEAELPWPEETPWPIEPPTRRRPPPEPVGPADSRGPV; encoded by the coding sequence ATGTTCTTCGCGCTGCTGGTGCCCGATCCCGGTGCTCGCCGGGCCGCGGCCCGGGACCGGTCGGCCGATGCCATCGCCGTCGTCGTCGCGCTGGTCTACGGCTCGGTGATGATGCTGCTCGGCGACGCCACCCGGCCGGGCGCGGCGCTCGTGTGGCAGGCCGATCTGGCCGTCGGTGTCCTCTGTGCCGCCGCGCTGCCGGCCCGCCGCCGGCATCCACTGGGTCTCACGGTGGCGCTGCTGCCGTTCGGGGCGGTCTCGGTGACCGCCACCGGGCCGATCATCGTGGCGCTGTTCACCCTGGCGATCCGGCGCCGACCACCGATCCTGCTGCTGCTCGGGGCGGTCAATGTCGGCACCGGTGCGGTCTACTTCCTGCTGCACGATCATCCGTCCTACGGGATGTGGATGGATCTGCTGGTGCGATCGGTGGTCACCGCGGCGGCCCTCGGCTGGGGGTTGTTCGTGCAGGCGTACCGGCGGCTGACCACGTCACTGCGGGAGCACGCGGCCCGGTTGGAGGCCGAGCAGGCGCTCCGCGAGGAGCAGGCCCGGCTCACCGAGCGGGCTCGCATCGCCCGGGAGACACACGACGTCCTGGCCCACCGGATGTCCCTGATCAGCCTGCATGCCGGTGCTCTGGAGGTGCGCGCGAGCGTGTCGCCGGAGGAGCTGTCGATCGCCGCCGGGGCGATCCGCCGCAGCGCCCATGAGGCCCTCGAGGAGTTGCGGTCGGTGATCGGCGTGCCGAGCGCCCGGCCGGAGCCACCCCAGCCGGGCCTGGCCGACCTGCCCGACCTGATCGGCAGCTCCCGTGCCGCCGGCATGACGATCGACTACATGAACGGTGTGCCGCCCGACGGACCACCGGCACAGCTCGGCCGCACGGCCTTCCGGATCGTCCAGGAGGGGCTGACCAACGCCCGCAAGCACGGCGCGGCGCCGGCCGCCGCGGTGGTCCTGGCCGGCGAGGCGGGCCAGGCCTTGCGGATCACGATCACCAACCCCTTCAGCGGTACGGTGCCCGTCCGCTCCCCGGACCGCGGCGCAGGTGGCGGCCGCGGTCTGCTCGGCATCGGTGAGCGGGTCGCTCTCGCCGGTGGTCACGTCACCCACGGCCCGGCGTCGGGTTCGTTCCGTCTGGAGGCCGAGCTGCCCTGGCCGGAGGAGACCCCGTGGCCCATCGAGCCACCCACCCGGCGCCGACCACCACCGGAGCCGGTCGGGCCGGCGGATTCCCGGGGGCCGGTGTGA
- a CDS encoding alpha/beta fold hydrolase, which produces MTPIRFALLFLPAAAWGVIAALWTPRGPLTGAEALWSIVISAGVGVLAGRAARSRWAILLAPSAYVAALELTRWSVSGPSVDLPHATPIGILVLVTGRGVHGLFALLPMAAGAAFGHRRPARARWRRVTGRVGAGLTAVLTVGLGVAVAVPARTASISGGVAELSRTGDLALMIRGRSAALPVLLYVPGPPGGSDTGLMRTRLAGLEDHFVVATLDRRGGGASAGALGRAATLSLDSEVADILAVTDHLRQRFGRDRIVLLGHSGGSIPAVVAARRHPEKYRAYVGTGQAVDLRESDRMFYTDVLAWARAGGRTDVVEQLERQGPPPWADVYDYEPFLLYATQAYGLPDPPIDLNVPEYTLLQKAHYMTTMLDTWDALYPRLQGVDLHREVPSLPIPAYFVQGGREMRGLAVPFASWYTALQSPDKRLITFPETGHRPMAEQPQRFITTLADLIPA; this is translated from the coding sequence ATGACGCCGATCCGGTTCGCCTTACTCTTTCTGCCCGCCGCCGCGTGGGGCGTGATCGCCGCACTGTGGACCCCACGCGGCCCACTGACCGGCGCCGAAGCGCTCTGGTCCATCGTGATCAGCGCCGGCGTCGGCGTTCTGGCCGGCCGGGCGGCGCGGTCCCGGTGGGCGATCCTGCTGGCCCCTTCGGCGTACGTGGCAGCGCTCGAACTGACCAGGTGGAGCGTGTCCGGCCCCTCCGTGGACCTGCCACACGCGACCCCGATCGGGATTCTCGTGCTCGTCACCGGGCGTGGCGTGCACGGCCTGTTCGCGCTGCTCCCGATGGCGGCCGGTGCCGCGTTCGGCCATCGCCGACCGGCCCGCGCACGGTGGCGACGGGTCACCGGACGGGTGGGAGCCGGTCTGACCGCGGTGCTGACGGTGGGTCTCGGGGTGGCGGTCGCCGTCCCCGCCCGTACCGCATCGATCTCCGGTGGCGTCGCGGAGCTGAGCCGGACCGGCGACCTCGCCCTGATGATCCGCGGCCGTTCCGCCGCCCTGCCGGTCCTGCTGTATGTGCCGGGCCCGCCGGGCGGCTCGGACACCGGCCTCATGCGTACCCGGCTGGCCGGGCTGGAGGACCACTTCGTGGTGGCCACCCTGGACCGGCGCGGCGGGGGAGCGTCGGCGGGCGCACTGGGCCGTGCCGCGACGCTCAGCCTGGACAGTGAGGTCGCCGACATCCTCGCGGTCACCGACCATCTGCGGCAGCGATTCGGCCGGGACCGGATCGTCCTGCTCGGCCACTCCGGCGGCTCGATCCCGGCGGTCGTGGCCGCCCGGCGCCACCCGGAGAAGTACCGTGCCTACGTCGGCACCGGCCAGGCGGTCGACCTGCGCGAGTCCGACCGGATGTTCTACACCGACGTGCTGGCCTGGGCGCGGGCCGGCGGTCGCACCGACGTGGTCGAGCAGCTGGAGCGACAGGGTCCGCCACCGTGGGCGGACGTCTACGACTACGAGCCGTTCCTGCTGTACGCCACCCAGGCGTACGGGCTGCCGGACCCGCCGATCGACCTGAACGTCCCGGAGTACACGCTGCTCCAGAAGGCGCACTACATGACGACGATGCTGGACACCTGGGACGCCCTGTATCCCCGACTGCAGGGTGTGGACCTGCATCGGGAGGTGCCGAGCCTGCCGATCCCGGCGTACTTCGTGCAGGGCGGCCGGGAGATGCGTGGCCTGGCCGTGCCGTTCGCCTCCTGGTATACGGCGTTGCAGTCCCCGGACAAACGCCTGATCACGTTCCCGGAGACGGGGCACCGGCCGATGGCCGAACAGCCACAGCGCTTCATCACGACCCTGGCCGACCTGATCCCCGCCTGA
- a CDS encoding response regulator, protein MNPPSHAAPRESNPADVKPSSGSAPQEAGAAGGERPIRVAIVDDDPLVRAGLRILVGGSPDIEVVAEAGDGAEAVVVADAHWPDIVLMDIRMPRVDGLTATRRIRSRSGAPQVIVLTTFDADEYVLEALRGGASGFLLKDTPPREILAAVRSVAAGAGTLSPTVIRRLIDHVADPEAGTRRARARTRLAVLTEREREVAVLVGGGRSNAEIGIELGMSLPTVKGHVSRLLSKLDLNNRVQIALLVHDAELL, encoded by the coding sequence GTGAATCCTCCGTCCCATGCCGCGCCCCGCGAGAGCAACCCGGCCGACGTCAAGCCCTCGTCCGGCTCCGCGCCTCAGGAGGCGGGGGCGGCCGGTGGGGAGCGGCCGATCCGGGTGGCGATCGTCGACGACGATCCGCTGGTTCGGGCCGGGCTGCGGATTCTGGTGGGTGGCTCGCCGGACATCGAGGTGGTGGCGGAGGCCGGGGACGGCGCCGAGGCCGTCGTGGTGGCTGACGCGCACTGGCCGGACATCGTCCTGATGGACATCCGCATGCCGCGGGTCGACGGGCTGACCGCGACCAGGCGGATCCGCAGCCGGAGCGGCGCGCCGCAGGTCATCGTGCTGACCACGTTCGACGCTGACGAGTATGTTCTCGAGGCGTTGCGCGGTGGGGCGAGCGGGTTCCTGCTGAAGGACACGCCACCCCGGGAGATCCTGGCGGCGGTGCGGTCGGTCGCGGCCGGGGCGGGCACCCTCTCGCCCACGGTGATCAGAAGGTTGATCGATCATGTCGCCGATCCCGAAGCGGGTACCCGACGGGCCCGCGCCCGCACCCGTCTGGCCGTGCTGACCGAGCGGGAACGTGAGGTCGCCGTCCTGGTGGGAGGCGGCCGTTCCAACGCGGAGATCGGAATCGAACTCGGTATGAGCCTGCCGACGGTCAAGGGTCACGTCTCGCGACTGCTGAGCAAACTCGACCTCAACAACCGCGTCCAGATCGCCCTTCTGGTCCACGACGCCGAACTGCTCTGA